Genomic segment of Candidatus Omnitrophota bacterium:
TGCGAGAAGATGCCGCAGATAGGCAAAAAGATATTGGCCTCCGGCAGCGGACGCTGCAACCTTTCCAACGATAAAATAACAAGCTCCTTCTACAATCCTGCCGCGCGGCGTCTGACCGACGCTGTCTTCGCAAAATTCAGCGGCAAAGATATCGTAAAATTTTTCAGAGATATAGGCCTCGAGGTCTATTCAGATAACGGCAGGATATTTCCCGTGACAAACCAGTCGGCGTCCGTTTTGAAGATACTTGAAATGGAGCTCACGCGGCTTTCGGTTCCGGTAGAGGTTAATTGCGAAATTACGGGCATTGCTTATAAAGACGGCGCGTTTACAATCAGCCCAAAAAAGGGCGAAAAGCGGCAATGCCGCAAAGTAATACTGACGGGAGGCGGTAAGGCATATCCGGCTTTTGGTTCCGACGGTACTTCGTATAAGTTTGCAAAACAATTCGGCCACAGGATAATAGAGCCGGTCCCGAGCGCGGTTCCTTTGGTGGTGAAAGACGAAGCGTGCCATCTTCTTCAGGGGCAGAGGATATCGGCAAAAGCAAGAAGCATAGTCGACGGCAAGATAAAGAGCGAGGCAGCCGGCGATGTCCTTTTTACAAAATACGGACTGTCCGGCACAGCGGTGCTGGATATAAGCGAGGATATATCGATAGCATTGAACAGGGAACACAATAAAGATGTTGCCGTCTCTATAGATATGATACCGTTTATGGAGGATAGTAATTTAAGGAACGAGATCGAAAAGAGATTTAATGACGTCGTTTCACAAAAGGCGGTTTTATTCGGACTATTGCCTAATAAATTTGATCAGGCGCTTAAAAACATGCTTGGCGTAAAGGATATCGCCACGATAGTTGGCTCATTGAAGGACAGGCGTTTTAAGGTGTCGGGCACAAGAGGCTGGAACGAGGCGGAGTTTACGGCCGGCGGGGTGGATGTCGGCGATGTAAATGAAGCAACATTGGAATCAAAATTAAGAAAAGGCCTCTATTTTGCCGGAGAGATACTGGACGTAAACGGCAAAAGAGGCGGATACAATCTGGCGTGGGCGTGGGCTTCGGGGTTCGTTGCCGGCGCCGGCGCTGTCTAACCTGGTTAGTCTAACCAGGTTAGAATGGGAATTTTATGTTTATAACCGATCACGACA
This window contains:
- a CDS encoding NAD(P)/FAD-dependent oxidoreductase, with amino-acid sequence MRNFDAIVIGAGASGIVAAISAKRKGMSVLLCEKMPQIGKKILASGSGRCNLSNDKITSSFYNPAARRLTDAVFAKFSGKDIVKFFRDIGLEVYSDNGRIFPVTNQSASVLKILEMELTRLSVPVEVNCEITGIAYKDGAFTISPKKGEKRQCRKVILTGGGKAYPAFGSDGTSYKFAKQFGHRIIEPVPSAVPLVVKDEACHLLQGQRISAKARSIVDGKIKSEAAGDVLFTKYGLSGTAVLDISEDISIALNREHNKDVAVSIDMIPFMEDSNLRNEIEKRFNDVVSQKAVLFGLLPNKFDQALKNMLGVKDIATIVGSLKDRRFKVSGTRGWNEAEFTAGGVDVGDVNEATLESKLRKGLYFAGEILDVNGKRGGYNLAWAWASGFVAGAGAV